A window of the Brassica napus cultivar Da-Ae chromosome A2, Da-Ae, whole genome shotgun sequence genome harbors these coding sequences:
- the LOC106379247 gene encoding WUSCHEL-related homeobox 7 codes for MSLEGFSTKARGLGNNNNMGGGGTGTKCGRWNPTVEQVKLLTDLFKAGLRTPSTDQIQKISTELSVYGKIESKNVFYWFQNHKARERQKRRTISTVDYDHRQDTNLSLSYRHNPCHHQTPPKDTFEGREEEENVIETLQLFPLSKVERADITAASYDEYIREHVNTTVFSTYSSCGAEMEHPPLDLRLSFL; via the exons ATGTCGTTGGAAGGATTCTCCACTAAAGCTAGAGGCTTAGGTAACAATAATAACATGGGAGGTGGAGGAACAGGGACTAAGTGTGGACGGTGGAATCCAACGGTGGAGCAAGTGAAACTTCTGACGGATCTGTTCAAGGCGGGGCTACGAACACCAAGCACCGATCAGATTCAAAAGATCTCTACAGAGCTGAGTGTCTACGGTAAGATCGAGAGCAAGAACGTGTTCTATTGGTTCCAAAACCATAAAGCTAGGGAAAGACAAAAGCGCCGTACAATCTCCACCGTCGATTACGATCATCGTCAAGACAcaaatctctctctttcttatcgACACAACCCATGTCATCACCAAACACCACCTAAAG aTACTTTTGAAGGCCGTGAAGAAGAGGAGAATGTGATAGAGACATTGCAACTCTTCCCATTATCGAAGGTTGAAAGAGCTGATATTACTGCTGCCAGCTACGACGAATACATAAGAGAGCATGTCAATACGACGGTGTTTTCCACATACTCATCATGCGGAGCTGAGATGGAACATCCACCGTTGGATCTTCGACTAAGCTTTCTATGA
- the LOC106422797 gene encoding 26S proteasome non-ATPase regulatory subunit 7 homolog A codes for MDVIKTQQISARTIEKVVVHPLVLLSIVDHYNRVAKDSRKRVVGVLLGSSSRGVVDVTNSYAVPFEEDDKDPSIWFLDHNYHESMFHMFKRINAKEHVVGWYSTGPKLRENDLDVHALFSGYVPNPVLVIIDVQPKELGIPTKAYYAVEEVKENATQKSQKVFVHVSTEIAAHEVEEIGVEHLLRDVKDTTISTLATEVTAKLTALKGLDARLREIRSYLDLVVDGKLPLNHEILYHLQDVFNLLPNLNVNELVKAFSVKTNDMMLVIYLSSLIRSVIALHNLINNKLLNKEHEKAEDSKPVAIPATS; via the exons ATGGACGTGATAAAGACGCAGCAGATATCAGCAAGGACCATCGAGAAGGTCGTCGTTCACCCACTCGTCTTGCTCAGCATCGTCGACCACTACAACCGCGTCGCCAAAGACTCTCGCAAGCGCGTCGTCGGCGTTCTCCTCGGAAGCAGCTCCCGCGGCGTCGTCGACGTCACCAACAGCTACGCAG TGCCGTTCGAGGAGGATGACAAGGATCCGAGTATATGGTTTCTTGATCATAACTATCATGAGTCCATGTTCCACATGTTTAAGAGAATTAATG CTAAGGAGCATGTTGTAGGTTGGTACAGCACAGGTCCTAAACTTCGGGAGAATGATTTGGACGTTCATGCTTTGTTCAGTGG TTATGTTCCAAATCCTGTGTTGGTTATAATTGATGTCCAGCCTAAAGAACTTGGGATCCCCACTAAAGCTTACTATGCAGTGGAGGAGGTCAAGGAG AATGCGACTCAGAAAAGCCAGAAAGTCTTCGTTCATGTTTCTACAGAAATAGCCGCTCATGAAGTCGAGGAGATCG GCGTGGAGCATTTGCTCAGAGATGTGAAAGACACGACGATCAGTACCCTTGCGACTGAG GTCACTGCGAAACTTACTGCTTTGAAGGGGCTGGATGCACGTCTCCGGGAGATCCGGAGTTACCTTGACCTTGTAGTTGATGGGAAACTCCCTCTAAATCATGAGATTCTATACCATCTGCAG GACGTTTTCAACTTGCTTCCGAATCTCAATGTGAACGAGTTGGTCAAGGCCTTCTCAG TGAAAACGAATGACATGATGCTCGTTATCTATCTATCGTCTCTCATCAGAAGTGTAATTGCGCTCCACAACTTGATCAACAACAAG TTGCTGAACAAGGAACATGAAAAGGCAGAGGACTCAAAGCCCGTGGCCATACCCGCCACAAGCTAA